A single region of the Kineosporiaceae bacterium SCSIO 59966 genome encodes:
- a CDS encoding 4Fe-4S dicluster domain-containing protein, translating into MSNASTKTPARSRRWGMVIDLNRCIGCQSCSVSCKIKNNLPEGVWWNRVLTVEGDEIDQVGGSVEHPALTFLPLACQHCEEPACLPVCPTGATYKRDDGIVGIHSDDCIGCRACIQACPYGVRIFNEKAPKRPTEHALGSSAVTSGVRGTVEKCDFCIDRIDAGALPMCIETCPARARFVGDLNDPDSEVSRLIREEGALQLQTDMGTNPSVYYIPVQRRAVHRTGLDTIAVEPTTIAGARS; encoded by the coding sequence ATGTCGAACGCTTCCACCAAGACACCGGCTCGTTCACGCCGGTGGGGCATGGTGATCGACCTCAACCGGTGCATCGGCTGCCAGAGCTGCTCGGTCTCCTGCAAGATCAAGAACAACCTGCCCGAAGGCGTCTGGTGGAACCGGGTGCTCACGGTCGAGGGCGACGAGATCGACCAGGTCGGCGGCTCGGTCGAGCACCCCGCCCTGACGTTCCTGCCGCTGGCCTGCCAGCACTGCGAGGAGCCGGCCTGTCTGCCGGTGTGCCCCACCGGGGCCACCTACAAGCGCGACGACGGCATCGTCGGTATCCACTCCGACGACTGCATCGGCTGCCGCGCCTGCATCCAGGCCTGCCCCTACGGCGTCCGGATCTTCAACGAGAAGGCGCCCAAGCGCCCCACCGAGCACGCGCTCGGCTCCTCGGCGGTCACCTCAGGGGTCCGTGGCACGGTGGAGAAGTGCGACTTCTGCATCGACCGGATCGACGCTGGAGCGCTGCCGATGTGCATCGAGACCTGCCCGGCCCGGGCCCGGTTCGTCGGCGACCTCAACGACCCGGACTCCGAGGTCTCCCGCCTCATCCGTGAGGAGGGCGCCCTGCAGCTGCAGACGGACATGGGCACGAACCCCAGCGTCTACTACATCCCCGTCCAGCGTCGCGCGGTGCACCGCACGGGCCTCGACACGATTGCGGTCGAGCCGACCACCATCGCCGGGGCGCGTTCCTAG
- the nrfD gene encoding polysulfide reductase NrfD, with protein sequence MTTPTRIEPTLIERERTYDRFAPHLVPQPYWRFPHALWFWAMGLGAGTFMVRHAFSIADTGTVLGLSLLDVLGLVLVGIGGLILILDLGRPERVLKALKRPDRSWIARGAIADFVFLIVGAVYLLPGWFEALPWTDEPFLEANLTAQVMIAVAFAAAALIIAYPGMVMYEGLSIRLWHSALVPAQFIAHALTSSMGLTLLVLAVGGRLEQVQTELAIGFLVGLVATLGLTHMYVVERAHEHSPAARAGLHRLLRGRMAGHFWVSVLVGYGVPVILTLIALAAPSTGAVLLATGGALSVLGSLQFRYAQLCAGVKVTPLG encoded by the coding sequence ATGACCACACCGACCCGGATCGAACCCACCTTGATCGAACGGGAGCGGACCTACGACCGGTTCGCTCCCCACCTGGTTCCGCAGCCGTACTGGCGGTTTCCGCACGCTCTGTGGTTCTGGGCGATGGGGTTGGGGGCCGGCACGTTCATGGTGCGGCACGCCTTCTCGATCGCCGACACCGGAACGGTTCTCGGACTGTCCCTCCTCGACGTCCTGGGTCTGGTCCTCGTCGGCATCGGCGGGCTGATCCTGATCCTCGACCTCGGTCGTCCGGAACGCGTGCTCAAGGCGCTGAAGCGGCCTGACCGGTCGTGGATCGCACGCGGCGCGATCGCCGACTTCGTCTTCCTCATCGTCGGCGCCGTCTACCTGCTCCCCGGTTGGTTCGAGGCTCTGCCGTGGACCGACGAGCCCTTCCTCGAGGCCAACCTGACGGCACAGGTGATGATCGCCGTCGCCTTCGCCGCCGCTGCGCTCATCATCGCCTACCCCGGCATGGTGATGTACGAGGGACTGTCGATCCGCCTGTGGCACTCCGCGCTGGTGCCGGCACAGTTCATCGCCCACGCGCTGACCTCGTCGATGGGGCTGACGCTGCTCGTGCTCGCCGTGGGGGGACGTCTCGAGCAGGTGCAGACCGAGCTCGCGATCGGCTTCCTCGTCGGACTCGTCGCCACCTTGGGCCTTACCCACATGTACGTCGTCGAGCGTGCCCACGAGCACTCTCCGGCCGCCCGGGCCGGGTTGCACCGCCTGCTGCGGGGGCGCATGGCCGGCCACTTCTGGGTCAGCGTCCTGGTCGGGTACGGCGTCCCGGTCATCCTCACCCTCATCGCCCTCGCTGCTCCCAGCACCGGTGCCGTGCTGCTGGCCACCGGCGGCGCGCTCAGCGTGCTCGGCAGCCTGCAGTTCCGCTACGCCCAGCTCTGCGCCGGCGTCAAGGTCACCCCGCTCGGCTGA
- a CDS encoding response regulator transcription factor: MTPRRRVLVVEDDPVIAGSVSDRLVAEGYQVVRAVDGPAAVAAFAAHCPDVVVLDVMLPGFDGHEVCRRIQAQRPVPVLMLTARTEEADVLRGLTAGADDYLTKPFRMRELVARVAALLRRVERAAALVEGPRDLGDLRVDGAARRVWVAGREVRLTPTELDLLLYLAATPGAVVSRERLLTEVWDWPGASGTRTVDSHVKGLRAKIGAQRVRTVHGVGYALEPVSPGPER; encoded by the coding sequence ATGACACCCCGCCGCCGCGTGCTCGTCGTCGAGGACGACCCGGTGATCGCAGGGTCGGTCAGCGACCGGCTCGTCGCCGAGGGCTACCAGGTGGTCCGGGCCGTGGACGGGCCAGCGGCGGTCGCGGCGTTCGCCGCGCACTGTCCCGACGTCGTCGTCCTCGACGTCATGCTGCCCGGCTTCGACGGGCACGAGGTGTGCCGGCGCATCCAGGCCCAGCGGCCGGTGCCCGTGCTCATGCTCACCGCGCGCACGGAGGAGGCGGACGTCCTGCGCGGCCTGACCGCGGGCGCAGACGACTACCTCACCAAGCCGTTCCGGATGCGCGAGCTCGTCGCCCGGGTGGCTGCCCTGCTGCGCCGGGTGGAGCGAGCAGCGGCACTGGTTGAGGGGCCCCGCGACCTCGGCGACCTACGCGTGGACGGCGCCGCCCGGCGGGTGTGGGTCGCCGGCCGGGAGGTGCGGCTCACGCCCACCGAGCTGGACCTGCTGCTGTACCTGGCCGCGACCCCGGGCGCGGTCGTCAGCCGCGAGCGCCTGCTCACGGAGGTCTGGGACTGGCCCGGTGCGTCCGGGACCCGCACGGTGGACAGTCACGTCAAGGGCCTGCGCGCGAAGATCGGCGCGCAGCGGGTCCGCACCGTGCACGGCGTGGGCTACGCGCTCGAGCCGGTGAGCCCCGGGCCGGAGCGGTGA
- a CDS encoding molybdopterin-dependent oxidoreductase: protein MTLTAPLPLLPAEGEQVFSTACTPNCWMNCRIYAHVRDGKLVETTAAPLPDPRYNRICLRGLSHPQRVYGTDRITTPLRRAGKRGENLWEEISWDEALDEIATKLTGIRQRYGNKAVCFAPLSGSYAILNGALAGAAHRMANVLGGTLAVDSIDLGLATGETQVAANLASGMAAWMLAHQPEDIANARTIIAWGTNVTESQVHNWHFFADALDNGAKLIVIDPRFSEAASKAHIWVRPRPGSDSALAMSMVNTVIEEGLYDETYLRAHTVATYLVREDNGLFLRANDLDPAADAVVLAMDPGTGKPVPADDNTATTAIFGTFQVDTADGAVTVRPAFQLLADTAAQHSPEAMWDVTDVEPALVREVARRYATAGPSFIYSGMGIDRWDNADLVGRGLATLGVITGQIGKPGATPLGSLMGGTAISIIFTPGVLDEWTMPTGTHTAKLNYLLLYDAVAKGVVQQWVPADPDNPFAGPRSDTPEPVEWPVKAIIFNASNFVSNFPNQNRIRNEMLAEDNLELVVSLEMVMNDTARMADIVLPVTSWFENDDLCAGMHPFLMRQQKAIANVGQARSDYEIFGALAQRLGVGEYFTEEPTVWIDHIVDRIAEVLQRPQVAEEFRRDGVARLFDAGYIPLADGGFMTPSGKAEFYAEGVIVNFPESMPSLRVPVTRGVDPLPHFEPPFEAWRDNPKFARFPLVLNQRHSKYRVHSTWYEVPVLREMDPEPLVELNEREMAARGLVDGDVVRP from the coding sequence ATGACACTGACAGCACCTCTACCGCTGCTGCCCGCCGAGGGTGAGCAGGTCTTCTCCACCGCCTGCACGCCAAACTGCTGGATGAACTGCCGGATCTACGCGCACGTCCGTGACGGAAAGCTCGTGGAGACCACCGCGGCTCCGCTGCCGGACCCGCGGTACAACCGGATCTGCCTGCGGGGTCTCAGCCACCCGCAGCGCGTGTACGGCACCGACCGGATCACCACCCCGCTGCGTCGAGCCGGCAAGCGCGGAGAGAACCTCTGGGAGGAGATCTCCTGGGACGAGGCGCTCGACGAGATTGCCACCAAGCTGACCGGAATCAGGCAGCGGTACGGCAACAAGGCCGTGTGCTTCGCGCCACTGTCCGGCAGCTACGCCATCCTCAACGGCGCACTGGCCGGTGCTGCGCACCGCATGGCCAACGTGCTCGGGGGCACGCTGGCGGTCGACTCCATCGACCTCGGCCTGGCCACTGGCGAGACCCAGGTCGCGGCCAACCTGGCCAGCGGGATGGCAGCCTGGATGCTGGCCCACCAGCCCGAGGACATCGCGAACGCGCGCACCATCATCGCGTGGGGCACCAACGTCACCGAGTCGCAGGTGCACAACTGGCACTTCTTCGCCGACGCCCTCGACAACGGCGCCAAGCTCATCGTCATCGACCCCCGGTTCTCGGAGGCAGCCAGCAAGGCTCACATCTGGGTCCGCCCCCGCCCTGGCTCGGACAGTGCGCTGGCCATGTCCATGGTGAACACGGTCATCGAGGAAGGGCTCTACGACGAGACCTACCTGCGTGCGCACACCGTGGCCACCTACCTGGTCCGCGAGGACAACGGTCTGTTCCTGCGCGCCAACGACCTGGACCCGGCGGCGGACGCGGTCGTGCTGGCTATGGACCCCGGCACCGGGAAGCCGGTCCCGGCTGACGACAACACCGCCACGACGGCCATCTTCGGCACGTTCCAGGTGGACACCGCCGACGGCGCCGTCACCGTCCGGCCGGCCTTCCAGCTGCTGGCCGACACGGCGGCCCAGCACAGCCCCGAGGCGATGTGGGACGTCACCGACGTCGAGCCCGCGCTGGTGCGCGAGGTCGCCCGTCGCTACGCCACCGCTGGACCGTCCTTCATCTACTCAGGGATGGGCATCGACCGGTGGGACAACGCCGATCTCGTCGGCCGGGGACTGGCTACGCTCGGCGTCATCACCGGGCAGATCGGCAAGCCCGGTGCCACGCCACTCGGCTCCCTCATGGGTGGCACCGCGATCAGCATCATCTTCACCCCCGGCGTCCTGGACGAGTGGACGATGCCGACCGGCACCCACACGGCCAAGCTGAACTACCTGCTGCTCTACGACGCCGTGGCCAAGGGCGTCGTCCAGCAGTGGGTACCCGCCGACCCAGACAACCCCTTCGCGGGACCGCGATCGGACACCCCTGAGCCGGTGGAGTGGCCAGTCAAGGCGATCATCTTCAACGCCTCGAACTTCGTCAGCAACTTCCCGAACCAGAACCGCATCCGCAACGAGATGCTTGCCGAGGACAACCTCGAGCTTGTCGTCAGCCTCGAGATGGTCATGAACGACACGGCGCGGATGGCCGACATCGTCCTGCCGGTCACGAGCTGGTTCGAGAACGACGACCTGTGCGCGGGGATGCACCCGTTCCTCATGCGGCAGCAGAAGGCCATCGCCAACGTCGGTCAGGCACGGTCGGACTACGAGATCTTCGGTGCGCTCGCCCAGCGCCTCGGCGTCGGCGAGTACTTCACCGAGGAGCCCACCGTGTGGATCGACCACATCGTGGACAGGATCGCCGAGGTGCTGCAGCGGCCGCAGGTGGCCGAGGAGTTCCGGCGCGACGGAGTGGCCCGGCTCTTTGACGCCGGCTACATCCCGCTGGCCGACGGAGGGTTCATGACCCCGTCCGGCAAGGCGGAGTTCTACGCCGAGGGTGTCATCGTGAACTTCCCCGAGTCCATGCCGTCGCTGCGAGTCCCGGTGACCCGCGGGGTGGACCCGTTGCCGCACTTCGAGCCCCCGTTCGAGGCGTGGCGGGACAACCCCAAGTTCGCCAGGTTCCCGCTCGTGCTCAACCAACGGCACTCCAAGTACCGGGTGCACAGCACCTGGTACGAGGTGCCGGTACTGCGCGAGATGGACCCCGAGCCCCTGGTCGAGCTCAACGAGCGGGAGATGGCCGCCCGTGGTCTCGTCGACGGGGACGTCGTCAGACCCTGA
- a CDS encoding NAD(P)/FAD-dependent oxidoreductase, whose product MCRSCAGTAPGTSPEVPRSHDGGVPTATCVDVLVVGAGLAGLSTATGLARRGHDVLLVDRRTSLSAAVRTTGIFVRRTLDDFPLPEEHLGPPIRRVVLYPPGMRRSVPLSSGRDEYRVGDMAALYESAARQATAAGVQVATGTRYRGRDADGVAYLERSGVPDAVRARFVVGADGARSRVARDLGLDRNTALLIGAEEVYPVAAHDEEPSFHCLLDPRVAPGYLAWVVDDGQHAHVGVAGYPDRFRAGLRPALDRFAATAPARVGVRRAGEVERRGGPIPVGGLLRRIAGPDGLLVGDAAGAVSPLTAGGLDPCLRQAGLAVDVLDDALRTGRRDALQRYDGASLRTRFRGRLALRRVLAGVRDHRTVTAAFAVLGTPVGRYAARRVLFGDRSFPG is encoded by the coding sequence ATGTGCAGATCCTGTGCAGGGACAGCGCCCGGCACCTCGCCGGAGGTGCCGCGCAGCCACGATGGTGGGGTGCCGACCGCAACCTGTGTCGACGTCCTGGTCGTCGGTGCCGGTCTCGCCGGCCTCTCCACCGCCACCGGGCTGGCCCGGCGGGGCCACGACGTCCTGCTCGTCGACCGGCGGACGTCACTGTCCGCAGCCGTCCGGACCACCGGCATCTTCGTGCGTCGAACGCTCGACGACTTCCCGCTGCCCGAGGAACACCTCGGGCCGCCCATCCGGCGAGTCGTCCTCTACCCGCCCGGGATGCGCCGCTCGGTGCCGCTGTCCAGCGGCCGGGACGAGTACCGCGTCGGCGACATGGCCGCGCTCTACGAGTCCGCCGCCCGGCAGGCGACCGCAGCCGGCGTCCAGGTCGCCACCGGGACCCGTTACCGCGGCCGGGACGCGGACGGCGTCGCCTACCTCGAGCGGTCCGGCGTCCCGGACGCCGTCCGAGCGCGGTTCGTCGTCGGCGCGGACGGGGCCCGCTCGCGGGTCGCCCGCGACCTCGGGCTGGACCGGAACACCGCGCTGCTCATCGGCGCCGAGGAGGTCTACCCCGTCGCCGCTCACGACGAGGAGCCCTCGTTCCACTGCCTGCTCGACCCGCGGGTCGCCCCCGGGTACCTGGCCTGGGTGGTCGACGACGGCCAGCACGCCCACGTCGGCGTCGCCGGGTACCCCGACCGGTTCCGCGCCGGGTTGCGACCCGCCCTCGACCGGTTCGCCGCCACCGCGCCCGCCAGGGTCGGCGTCCGGCGCGCCGGGGAGGTCGAGCGCCGTGGCGGGCCGATCCCGGTCGGGGGGCTGCTGCGCCGCATCGCCGGCCCGGACGGGCTGCTGGTCGGGGACGCCGCCGGTGCGGTGTCCCCGCTCACTGCCGGCGGGCTCGACCCGTGCCTGCGTCAGGCCGGTCTGGCCGTCGACGTGCTTGACGACGCGCTGCGCACCGGCCGCCGAGACGCGCTGCAGCGCTACGACGGAGCGAGCCTGCGGACCCGGTTCCGTGGCCGGCTCGCCCTGCGCAGGGTGCTGGCGGGGGTGCGCGACCACCGGACGGTCACCGCCGCGTTCGCCGTCCTGGGCACTCCGGTGGGGCGCTACGCGGCCCGGCGGGTGCTGTTCGGGGACCGCTCCTTCCCCGGCTGA
- a CDS encoding IS1380 family transposase: MVSASEADLTPVAGVALWGPVLDRLNLVAEADRRELRPIGPGGYTGGECYRALVEMLLAGGDFLSDRYLLADPATAALRGANALPSVATSWRFLAGADLGRVVKAAAVNRAMLRRAWACGAAPDGNRLTIDPDATRVAVYGPGKEGSAFSRTGQTALSPLVGVCGETGDVLALRARGGAANDGRAMGSFIDECVGAIPTGCRGSYRLWIRVDSAGYQDQVIAAAERHDADYSVTARDYPNVAAAVHALASDDATVWAPALGNETGKGSQVAETSTTLLGRTVRLIVRRQPKADGEQLAIDDLDGWRLHAIITNVPGERMTAAEVEAHHRLRGGIPEDTIRALKNDFGMIHAPVQSFFGNWLYWQAAALAHNVALWLRTLALPRAYRRARGKRLRLAFLNVAARLVRSGRRLHLRFAAAYPHVEAFTDALKRIRALPAFG; encoded by the coding sequence GTGGTGAGCGCCTCGGAGGCGGATCTGACGCCGGTGGCGGGGGTGGCGTTGTGGGGTCCGGTGCTGGACCGGCTGAATCTCGTGGCCGAGGCCGACCGGCGCGAGCTGCGCCCGATCGGCCCCGGCGGCTACACCGGGGGTGAATGTTACCGGGCGCTGGTGGAGATGCTGCTGGCCGGCGGGGACTTCCTGTCCGACCGGTACCTGCTGGCCGACCCCGCGACCGCCGCGCTGCGCGGCGCGAACGCGCTGCCGAGCGTCGCCACCTCGTGGCGGTTCCTGGCCGGGGCGGACCTGGGCCGGGTCGTCAAGGCCGCGGCGGTCAACCGGGCGATGCTGCGCCGGGCGTGGGCCTGCGGCGCCGCCCCCGACGGGAACCGGCTGACGATCGACCCGGACGCCACGAGGGTGGCGGTCTACGGGCCGGGCAAGGAAGGCAGCGCGTTCTCCCGGACCGGGCAGACGGCGCTGTCCCCGCTGGTCGGGGTGTGCGGGGAGACCGGGGACGTGCTGGCGCTGCGGGCCCGCGGCGGCGCCGCCAACGACGGCCGCGCGATGGGCAGCTTCATCGACGAGTGCGTCGGCGCCATCCCAACGGGCTGCCGGGGCTCCTATCGACTGTGGATCCGGGTGGACTCCGCCGGCTACCAGGACCAGGTGATCGCGGCCGCCGAACGCCACGACGCGGACTACTCGGTCACCGCCCGCGACTACCCGAACGTCGCCGCCGCGGTGCACGCGCTGGCCAGCGACGACGCCACGGTCTGGGCGCCGGCACTCGGCAACGAGACCGGCAAGGGCAGCCAGGTCGCCGAGACCAGCACGACGTTGCTCGGGCGCACCGTGCGGTTGATCGTGCGCCGCCAACCCAAGGCCGACGGCGAGCAGCTGGCGATCGACGACCTGGACGGCTGGCGGCTGCACGCCATCATCACCAACGTGCCGGGCGAGCGGATGACCGCAGCCGAGGTGGAGGCCCACCACCGGCTGCGCGGCGGGATCCCCGAGGACACCATCCGGGCGCTCAAGAACGACTTCGGGATGATCCACGCACCCGTCCAGTCGTTCTTCGGGAACTGGCTGTACTGGCAGGCCGCCGCGCTGGCCCACAACGTCGCCCTGTGGCTGCGGACCTTGGCCCTGCCCCGGGCGTACCGCCGCGCCCGCGGCAAACGACTGCGGCTGGCGTTCCTGAACGTCGCCGCCCGCCTCGTGCGCTCCGGGCGGCGCCTGCACCTGCGGTTCGCCGCCGCCTACCCCCACGTCGAAGCGTTCACCGACGCGCTCAAACGGATACGGGCCCTGCCCGCCTTCGGCTGA
- a CDS encoding DUF4173 domain-containing protein — protein MTGQPLAGVSSLKIKLGLLVVVSVLVTAGVAVLGDTAGVPLWLSLPVTVLVALAVTQLLAAGMIAPLRQMTEAARRMATGDTTVRVDEASADEVGDLARAFNTMARDLAAVDRQRRELVANVSHELRTPLAGLYAVLENVADGVVTPQDRSLAVALVQAERLNRLVADLLDLARVDAGRAPLDPVPVPLAELLQDAAAEVGVLDRPVDVQVEVRPEGLVVRADPARLHQLVANLLDNASRHAPAGSTVHVSATAHGDRYRLEVRDHGPGIAPTDRQRALERFGTLRAAEGGGGTGLGLAIARWVAELHGGRIAVLDPPDGGPGALVRVDLPVEATARAAGPDDDPDDDPDGVQDGVQDADAGTRLVTARPLVEETLGRFWPERNPRPRPGLLAGAAAVGVLAAALLPDLGLGTFLVLLAAGAVVLAAAWSRRSPALLTGAVLCLLLAGTSVLRDADWVVVLALVVGAALCVVTVTATSTVPGTVLSGLAWPVAGLRGLPWLGRTLAQLTGRGRGAAVLRTTVWSLVGLVVFGALLVSADALLARWANAVLPAVRTDTLVLRGFVTVAVGGAVLAAAYLALNPPPVDRAAARGPSARLGHRFEWLAPVLVVDGVLAVFLLAQTTVLLGGHDVLRTTGLTYAEYARQGFGQLTVVTALTLLVASAAARRARVDDRQDRLWLRISLGLLGAQTLVVVTSALHRLSLYQEAYGVTRLRLLGGVFETWLGLVVLAVLVAGVRLRGSWLPRFAVLTGVAALLGLVALNPDAWIAERNLERYAATGKVDWDYLAGLSADAVPVLVELPAGQRACVLTGDDGAPVRWQDWNLGWARAHAALAEVPATGVPGVDVRCADTQG, from the coding sequence GTGACCGGTCAGCCGCTGGCCGGGGTGTCCTCGCTGAAGATCAAGCTCGGTCTGCTCGTCGTCGTCAGCGTGCTCGTCACCGCCGGGGTGGCGGTTCTCGGCGACACCGCCGGAGTGCCGTTGTGGCTGAGCCTGCCGGTGACGGTGCTCGTCGCGCTCGCGGTGACCCAGCTGCTGGCCGCGGGGATGATCGCCCCGCTGCGGCAGATGACAGAGGCGGCCCGGCGGATGGCGACCGGCGACACGACCGTGCGCGTCGACGAGGCTTCCGCGGACGAGGTCGGTGACCTTGCCCGGGCGTTCAACACGATGGCCCGTGACCTGGCCGCGGTCGACCGCCAGCGACGCGAGCTGGTCGCCAACGTCAGCCACGAGCTGCGCACCCCCCTGGCCGGCCTGTACGCCGTGCTGGAGAACGTCGCCGACGGGGTCGTCACGCCGCAGGACCGATCGCTCGCCGTCGCCCTCGTGCAGGCCGAGCGGCTCAACCGCCTCGTCGCCGACCTGCTCGACCTCGCCCGGGTCGACGCCGGGCGGGCGCCGCTGGACCCCGTCCCGGTGCCACTCGCGGAACTGCTGCAGGACGCCGCCGCCGAGGTCGGGGTGCTGGACCGGCCGGTCGACGTCCAGGTCGAGGTGCGGCCGGAGGGCCTTGTCGTCCGCGCCGACCCGGCCCGACTGCACCAGCTGGTCGCGAACCTGCTCGACAACGCCTCCCGGCACGCCCCGGCCGGCAGCACGGTCCACGTCAGCGCGACCGCACACGGCGACCGGTACCGGCTCGAGGTCCGCGACCACGGACCCGGCATCGCCCCCACGGACCGGCAGCGGGCGCTCGAACGGTTCGGCACGTTGCGGGCCGCTGAGGGCGGCGGGGGCACCGGCCTCGGCCTGGCCATCGCCCGCTGGGTCGCCGAGCTGCACGGCGGGCGCATCGCCGTCCTCGACCCACCGGACGGCGGACCCGGAGCCCTCGTCCGGGTGGACCTGCCGGTCGAGGCGACGGCGCGGGCCGCAGGCCCGGACGACGACCCGGACGACGACCCGGACGGCGTCCAGGACGGCGTCCAGGACGCTGACGCCGGGACGCGGCTCGTCACCGCCCGGCCGCTCGTCGAGGAGACCCTGGGCCGGTTCTGGCCCGAGCGGAACCCGCGCCCGCGACCGGGTCTGCTGGCCGGTGCGGCGGCGGTCGGAGTGCTGGCGGCCGCACTGCTGCCCGACCTCGGCCTCGGCACGTTCCTCGTGCTGCTGGCGGCCGGGGCGGTGGTGCTGGCGGCGGCGTGGAGCCGTCGGTCCCCCGCGCTGCTCACCGGCGCGGTGCTCTGCCTCCTGCTGGCGGGGACGAGCGTCCTGCGGGACGCCGACTGGGTCGTCGTCCTGGCTCTGGTCGTCGGCGCAGCCCTGTGCGTCGTCACCGTCACCGCGACCAGCACCGTGCCGGGCACCGTGCTGTCCGGGCTGGCCTGGCCGGTGGCCGGCCTACGGGGGCTGCCCTGGTTGGGGCGCACGCTGGCACAGCTGACCGGCCGCGGCCGCGGGGCCGCCGTGCTGCGGACGACGGTCTGGTCCCTGGTCGGGCTCGTCGTGTTCGGTGCGCTGCTCGTCTCCGCGGACGCGCTGCTGGCGCGGTGGGCGAACGCGGTGCTGCCTGCGGTCCGCACGGACACGCTCGTCCTGCGCGGCTTCGTCACGGTCGCAGTCGGCGGGGCGGTGCTCGCCGCGGCGTACCTCGCGCTCAATCCTCCGCCCGTGGACCGGGCCGCAGCACGGGGTCCGTCCGCCCGCCTTGGTCACCGTTTCGAGTGGCTGGCGCCGGTTCTCGTCGTCGACGGCGTGCTTGCGGTGTTCCTCCTCGCCCAGACCACCGTCCTCCTCGGTGGCCACGACGTCCTGCGGACGACGGGACTGACCTACGCCGAGTACGCCCGGCAGGGGTTCGGACAGCTCACCGTGGTCACTGCCCTGACCTTGCTCGTGGCCTCGGCCGCCGCACGGCGTGCCCGGGTCGACGACCGGCAGGACCGACTGTGGCTGCGGATCTCGCTAGGACTGCTGGGTGCCCAGACGCTCGTCGTCGTCACCTCAGCGCTGCACCGGCTGTCGCTGTACCAGGAGGCGTACGGCGTGACCAGGCTGCGCCTGCTCGGAGGGGTGTTCGAGACCTGGCTCGGCCTCGTCGTCCTCGCCGTGCTGGTCGCCGGCGTACGACTGCGCGGCAGCTGGCTGCCCCGGTTCGCCGTGCTGACCGGCGTCGCGGCCCTGCTGGGGCTCGTGGCACTGAACCCGGACGCGTGGATCGCCGAGCGCAACCTCGAACGGTACGCCGCGACCGGGAAGGTGGACTGGGACTACCTGGCCGGTCTGTCCGCCGACGCGGTGCCGGTACTGGTGGAGCTGCCGGCCGGTCAGCGGGCGTGCGTGCTGACCGGGGACGACGGGGCACCCGTCCGCTGGCAGGACTGGAACCTCGGGTGGGCCCGCGCGCACGCCGCCCTTGCCGAGGTCCCCGCAACCGGTGTCCCCGGTGTCGACGTGCGGTGCGCCGACACGCAGGGCTGA
- a CDS encoding carboxymuconolactone decarboxylase family protein: MAEPAEYLPAVYQEFRDRYPAVATAQDALAREMTAAAPFDERTVRLLKLALAVGSQSEGAVRSNARKALSLGVTPDELRAVAMLAVTTCGFPTAISGLGWVDDVVAAQPQQG; the protein is encoded by the coding sequence ATGGCGGAGCCAGCGGAGTACCTGCCGGCGGTCTACCAGGAGTTCCGGGACCGCTACCCGGCGGTCGCCACGGCCCAGGACGCCCTGGCACGGGAGATGACGGCTGCTGCGCCGTTCGACGAGCGCACCGTGCGGCTGCTCAAGCTGGCCCTCGCCGTCGGCTCGCAGTCCGAGGGTGCAGTGCGCTCGAACGCCCGCAAGGCCCTCTCGCTAGGTGTCACCCCCGACGAGCTGCGGGCGGTCGCCATGCTGGCGGTGACGACGTGCGGGTTCCCCACCGCGATCAGCGGCCTCGGGTGGGTCGACGACGTGGTGGCTGCGCAGCCGCAGCAGGGCTGA